A region from the Lolium perenne isolate Kyuss_39 chromosome 4, Kyuss_2.0, whole genome shotgun sequence genome encodes:
- the LOC127348725 gene encoding uncharacterized protein, producing MAPGKKSWLRASCEEAQGECSGSHCWADKERKTLELDSEGEDYMEPESMAARDVTLLEQVDADMAELKCGEDGDDGQDMKWEDIMAAQKLWIRKREICAKLPLIPFQAKYTHNYQYQNKEEETESTRAVKEQMALEESEFAVYRSSSEFSCFGSFETITTLSPMYYTHWTPERIPFMIGIATTGSSLQIYSFKIQMKGENLNWPLYVYGVVAARDKVDRNRNLLFYRPRHDCQILTEDDQILRLTGPSRAIIALDPVDFEVELKLKGITESKDRPLMNKRYHYWGVCSTDSVSIKLENCKCTAEISLKHHPETVQATVLGVRIVEGSLFPFKYGGRVVCYSPPEERLLMGSKGTIDDVMDLSKEILLLDSRDFDDGVEMPMGSDGYFDLSRRVVSVPWKESMKIVIQAYSESLAKSEGKKRCLEPEDIAAKGHVKFRSKYCNISQGTCDLGDCKVEVTVAWSAIVTRKSNVSLIC from the exons ATGGCGCCGGGGAAGAAATCGTGGTTGCGAGCATCTTGTGAAGAGGCGCAAGGCGAATGTTCTGGAAGCCATTGCTGGGCTGACAAGGAGCGGAAGACCCTTGAGCTCGATTCTGAGGGTGAGGACTACATGGAGCCTGAGTCGATGGCTGCCAGGGATGTCACGCTTCTCGAGCAGGTGGATGCGGATATGGCCGAACTGAAATGTGGTGAGGATGGGGATGATGGTCAGGACATGAAGTGGGAGGATATCATGGCTGCCCAAAAACTCTGGATAAGGAAGAGGGAGATCTGCGCCAAATTGCCACTGATCCCTTTCCAGGCAAAGTATACTCATAATTACCAGTACCAGAACAAGGAGGAGGAGACGGAATCCACAAGAGCTGTCAAGGAGCAGATGGCTTTGGAGGAGAGTGAATTCGCTGTGTACCGTTCCAGCTCTGAATTTTCTTGCTTCGGTTCCTTTGAAACCATCA CCACATTGAGTCCCATGTACTATACACACTGGACACCCGAACGCATCCCGTTCATGATCGGTATTGCAACCACTGGGAGCAGCCTGCAGATATACTCCTTCAAAATTCAAATGAAAGGCGAAAATTTGAACTGGCCACTCTATGTGTATGGCGTGGTTGCTGCCCGAGACAAAGTCGATCGCAACCGCAACCTTCTCTTCTACCGGCCAAGGCACGACTGCCAAATACTCACAGAAGAT GATCAGATTTTGCGCCTGACTGGCCCATCTCGGGCAATTATCGCTTTGGACCCTGTTGACTTCGAAGTCGAACTAAAACTTAAGGGCATAACAGAGTCCAAGGACAGACCGTTGATGAACAAACGCTACCATTACTGGGGCGTTTGCTCTACTGATTCCGTTTCTATTAAATTAGAGAACTGCAAATGCACAGCAGAGATAAGCCTGAAGCATCATCCAGAAACTGTCCAGGCCACCGTTTTGGGTGTCCGCATTGTTGAAGGTAGCCTATTCCCTTTCAAATATGGAGGCCGGGTTGTGTGCTACTCGCCGCCTGAGGAGCGTTTGCTCATGGGTAGCAAaggcaccattgatgatgttatgGATCTGTCCAAGGAAATTCTGCTACTTGATTCTCGTGATTTTGATGATGGTGTCGAGATGCCAATGGGCTCGGATGGCTACTTTGATCTGTCGAGGCGTGTTGTTTCTGTGCCATGGAAAGAAAGCATGAAAATTGTCATACAAGCCTACTCAGAGTCACTTGCGAAAAGCGAAGGGAAAAAACGCTGCCTGGAACCTGAAGATATTGCTGCAAAAGGCCATGTGAAGTTCAGGTCCAAATATTGCAACATAAGCCAAGGTACGTGTGACCTTGGCGACTGTAAGGTGGAGGTTACTGTTGCTTGGTCAGCCATTGTTACGAGGAAGAGTAATGTCAGTCTCATATGCTGA